The following coding sequences are from one Acomys russatus chromosome 16, mAcoRus1.1, whole genome shotgun sequence window:
- the Tlcd1 gene encoding TLC domain-containing protein 1 isoform X1, protein MPLLLHPAWPLLLGATLTFRALRRVLCRLPLPAHVHTDPLRTWRWHNLLVSFTHSIVSGIWALLCIWQTPEMLVEIETAWSLSGYLLVCFSTGYFIHDTVDIIVSRQTGASWEYLVHHVMALGAFFSGIFWKRFVGGGVLTLLVEVSNIFLTLRMMMKINNAQDLLLYRVNKYVNLVMYFLFRLAPQAYLTKLFLQYAGQRTLGTFLLAILLMLDLMILIYFSRLLRSDFCPERAPRRQKDKFLTE, encoded by the exons ATGCCCCTACTGTTGCACCCCGCCTGGCCGCTGCTCCTGGGCGCCACTCTGACCTTCCGAGCACTCCGGCGCGTGCTCTgtcgcctgcccctgcctgcacACGTGCACACCGACCCCCTGCGCACCTGGCGTTGGCACAACCTACTTGTCTCCTTCACCCACTCCATTGTATCAGGGATCTGGGCACTGCTGTG CATATGGCAAACCCCTGAAATGCTGGTGGAGATTGAGACGGCGTGGTCGCTTTCTGGCTACTTGCTTGTTTGCTTCTCTACAG GATACTTCATCCACGACACTGTAGACATCATTGTTAGCAGACAGACTGGAGCTTCTTGGGAATACCTTGTCCATCATGTCATG GCTTTGGGCGCCTTCTTCTCTGGCATCTTTTGGAAAAGGTTCGTTGGTGGTGGCGTCTTAACACTACTGGTGGAGGTCAGCAACATCTTCCTCACCTTaaggatgatgatgaagataaaCAACGCCCAGGATCTCCTCCTCTACAGAGTCAACAAGTATGTGAACTTGGTCATGTACTTCCTCTTCCGCCTGGCCCCCCAGGCCTACCTCACCAAGCTCTTCCTCCAGTATGCTGGCCAGAGGACCCTGGGGACCTTCTTGCTGGCCATCCTGCTCATGCTGGACTTGATGATCCTCATCTACTTTTCTCGCCTCCTCCGCTCTGATTTCTGCCCTGAACGAGCTCCCAGACGCCAGAAAGACAAATTCTTGACTGAGTGA
- the Tlcd1 gene encoding TLC domain-containing protein 1 isoform X2, which translates to MLVEIETAWSLSGYLLVCFSTGYFIHDTVDIIVSRQTGASWEYLVHHVMALGAFFSGIFWKRFVGGGVLTLLVEVSNIFLTLRMMMKINNAQDLLLYRVNKYVNLVMYFLFRLAPQAYLTKLFLQYAGQRTLGTFLLAILLMLDLMILIYFSRLLRSDFCPERAPRRQKDKFLTE; encoded by the exons ATGCTGGTGGAGATTGAGACGGCGTGGTCGCTTTCTGGCTACTTGCTTGTTTGCTTCTCTACAG GATACTTCATCCACGACACTGTAGACATCATTGTTAGCAGACAGACTGGAGCTTCTTGGGAATACCTTGTCCATCATGTCATG GCTTTGGGCGCCTTCTTCTCTGGCATCTTTTGGAAAAGGTTCGTTGGTGGTGGCGTCTTAACACTACTGGTGGAGGTCAGCAACATCTTCCTCACCTTaaggatgatgatgaagataaaCAACGCCCAGGATCTCCTCCTCTACAGAGTCAACAAGTATGTGAACTTGGTCATGTACTTCCTCTTCCGCCTGGCCCCCCAGGCCTACCTCACCAAGCTCTTCCTCCAGTATGCTGGCCAGAGGACCCTGGGGACCTTCTTGCTGGCCATCCTGCTCATGCTGGACTTGATGATCCTCATCTACTTTTCTCGCCTCCTCCGCTCTGATTTCTGCCCTGAACGAGCTCCCAGACGCCAGAAAGACAAATTCTTGACTGAGTGA
- the Rpl23a gene encoding 60S ribosomal protein L23a has protein sequence MAPKAKKEAPAPPKAEAKAKALKAKKAVLKGVHSHKKKKIRTSPTFRRPKTLRLRRQPKYPRKSAPRRNKLDHYAIIKFPLTTESAMKKIEDNNTLVFIVDVKANKHQIKQAVKKLYDIDVAKVNTLIRPDGEKKAYVRLAPDYDALDVANKIGII, from the exons ATGGCGCCGAAAGCGAAGAAGGAAG CTCCCGCCCCTCCCAAAGCCGAAGCCAAAGCGAAGGCCTTGAAAGCCAAGAAGGCAGTGCTGAAAGGCGTCCACagccacaagaagaagaagatccgCACGTCACCCACTTTCCGGCGGCCCAAGACCCTGCGGCTCCGGAGGCAGCCCAAATACCCTCGAAAGAGCGCACCCAGGAGGAACAA GCTTGACCACTATGCCATCATCAAATTCCCCCTGACCACCgagtcagccatgaagaagatAGAGGACAACAACACACTTGTGTTCATTGTGGACGTCAAGGCTAACAAGCACCAGATCAAACAGGCCGTGAAGAAACTGTACGACATTGACGTGGCCAAAGTCAACACCCTGATAAG GCCTGATGGAGAGAAGAAGGCATATGTTCGACTGGCTCCTGATTATGATGCTCTGGATGTTGCCAACAAG atTGGGATCATCTAA